In Anopheles arabiensis isolate DONGOLA chromosome 2, AaraD3, whole genome shotgun sequence, the genomic window AGGGCAGAAAGTTAGAAATATTTCGACGGCACATCATTAAGAGAATAGTAACGGACAATTGTGGGATGTTGCGAATGGAAAAGCGACTACAAAAAAGAGTacaaaatgaacaaacaatttttaatgGACACTATTAggcaaaccacacaaaaatatatcaacatacacactcacacacagacacataggCACAACGTGCGCTTTGGCAGCCGGAAGTGTGGGTATAGCGTGTGCGGCAAGTGTATGAGAAATATGTTCTATTTCAGTTAGATATGGTGTACCTATTGCcagtagagaaaaaaaaaccttttaaaCATGATAGTAGCGATCATTTGTTGTtagagaaaagaaaatgaaagcgAAAAGGAAACAGTAAAGAAGCTCTAGCATATTCTGCACCCCAATTTTTGTGAATGTATGTATTCCAATCGTCTCGGAATCGGTcgttaaataaaatgaataagaaAGTATGATGATAGTTCTCGCGGCTGTTCCGGTCGCAACCGGTAACTCTTGATTAGTTGGCGCAACCGGTGCTGCGTTCGTCGTGCTACAGTAACGCTAAACGTAGAGTGAAGCATGTTAATGTGTAAACCTGGACACCACGCGCAAAAAGAAAGGGGCAATATACCTAGTTGTGTGCaatggaaaaacaataaatggaACATGATCATTTCAAAATCGGCATGGTTACTTACGGCGTGGAGTTTTTCAACGttcgtttctttctctctctgtctttctcgaACAATTATCCGATCGATGCGCGGAAGGATTGCTGCCAGTGGTtagtgttttcattttttccttaCTTTATTGTTTCGCTTCTCCGCCAGTTCCTGCTTGAGCACGCGTGGTATCTCCAGTTCGTGCAGTGCACTTTCCTCCTTGTTCGCTAGCAGGGCCACGATGCGCCACAGACAGTTGTCCATCAGTGTGCGCACGGGAAAGTGAATGTTCACCTCCTTTCTCGTCAGCCGCCCGGCACTGTTGAAGTTTGTGTACCACGGTTCGGGCAGGTAGACGGGCTGGTGCCGTACGTGCATCCGCTCGTCCGACTGTCGGTCCTTGAACACCCACGGGTGCGTAACGTACGTGTTAACCATGCAGCCCGTCTTCGGTTTGAGGGTCGTGTAGTGGATGAACCGGGAGGAGTAGTTCACCCAGTACACGTCCACCGTCCGCTCGGTGGTGTtgcgaaacagcaaaaacgaCCGCAGCACCGAATGTTCCGATCTCAGGTTTGGGTCATGCTCCATTGCTCGCCGCCAGTCCAGGCACGGGACCGCGGTTCCGCCGATCCCATCAAAGTTGCCAGCCGATCGGTAGAACGACGGAAGTAGACTGTGAGGTGTGATAAGCGGGTAAGCTGCAGCGATTGGCACAATTTACTGTCTTCGGCGAGATAATACACTTACCGTACTGGAAGTCTGGAaggttttatttctattaaaTAATATTCATTTTCCTGCTTGAGGTGTTTTcggaaggaaaggaaactaTTTCGCACAGAGCCTGCTGTTGTTTCGGGcagacgtttgtttacatctgGCATGCGATGTTTTTTTGCGCCCCTAGCAccgttttgacagctctaTGTTTTCGTTTGACATTTCCAGTTAAATTTTCAAAGGGAAGTTTTCTATGGAATTTTGCTCAAAGAACagagaaaggaaaatatttcCCCACCCCTGAGATGTGCTTCACATTGAATTTGGTTTTATTGCTCAGCTAAGATCACATTGCACTTCGTTTATTCGAAAAAGATAAAACTTAAAATGAAACAGCACTGTGCCGACGCTCCATCAACCGGTGACACCGTCCGTTACCCACGTGTACCGTTTGGTCGTGTCGTTCAGCCGTTTGGAAAGCAGGTTCAGCTGCCCGTTCGCCTCCAGCTGACTAATGATCATGTTTATTTTCGTACCCTTGCTGGTGGGCgtagtggtgatggtgaatttGGGCGAAGGCGGCGCCGGCTGCACTGGCGACTTCGAAGGCGACTTCGGCTCGACACTGCCGGCGCTACCCTCCGACGTGGGCAGCTCTTCAAACGATAGCTTTTTCAGCGCTTTCTTGGACAGCTTCACCTCCCCCGGTTCCGGGGCCGATCGGTTGAAACGATTCCTGAGCCAACTCTTCACGGGCGTGGGTGCAGCAGTTGTTCCTCCAGCCGTGTCGGGACTTTTCGCTGGCAAATCAGGCTTTTTACTGCTTGCAGGTGAGTTACTTACACTTTCTTTACTGCAAACTCCACCTTTGGTACCAACGGGCACATTCTCTGCCACCTTGCCGCAGCACGGCTTGGGTGTATCGTAACCGTGCGCCTTAGCCTTCGCGATGGCTTCCGTCTGGAGACACAACGATGGTTCCTCGTAAATTCCATCCTCCACCTGGTTCGCCGCACGCTGATCCGGCTCATCCTTCCCGTCGCCCACTGGCACGGGACAGGGTGGTAAGGGTAGTTTACGGCACGCTTGCAAGGCGGCGCATTCCTCCACCGGCCGATCAGCCACCCGTTCGATCAGATTATTCTCGATCGCAACGATCCATTCGTTCAGGTCTTGGAAGCTGGGCGACAGGAAGTGTACCTTCGAGTCGGTTTGTGTAATGATCTGGAACAGGTGCTTCTCGTTGATCTGCTCGTTCAGGCTCAGGTCCAGCTTGATGCACTTGATGTAGATCGTCTGCAGCGGCTTCAGATCGTTGTGGCTGCCGTACACCAGCAGCCACTTGCCGATCAGCCCCACGTAGTACTTCTTGAACTGGTCGAAAAACagccgcttctcctgcttgAACAGTGTGCCGTGCTTGGGTGACTGCTGCAGGCGCAGATGCGATGCCGGAAGCCCCCCGTACGGGCACTGGCTATCGGACGCTGCATTTTCCGGCGTCGGTGTGCGAGGAGTTGGTGTAGAAGCGAGGACTTCCTGTCCTTCGTGGCCAACCTCCTGCATGCACTCGTCGTACAGGATCTGATCGGTGGTGAGGTCGTACGAGTTTTCTTCTACCTGGCCGAACGGTACCTCGTCTGTTTCGTCTTCGTTTGGTTCATCGGGATCTGCGGTTAGGTCGTCCTTTAGCTCGACCATACTAACATTGGACGAGCTAGTGTTTGCTGCTTTCAGAGTGTTCGCTCCACTCATATCAATGTACGAATCATCCTCCTCATCATTTAGTGGCTTTTCGTAAGCGTCATCCGCCTCTTTCACATGTTTCAGTTCAACCAAACTCGGCGTACTTACGGCACCGGTTTCCAACCGTTCCAACAAATCGTCACACTCCGCTATCAATCGGGCCCGTACACCGGGAAGTGACCGTTTGctttgcaacacattcaaataCGTCTCCTCATCGGCTAGCTCGTCGGTGTTCCGGGTTGCATCATCCGCCGTTGGACCCTCGCACTCTTCACACAGATAGCGTTTAACGGCTAAAGGAACAGAAACgaaacaatcacacacaaacacacaaacaaaaggttaacaaaacaacacacatcacAGCGATAGGAAGCACCTTACATTTTAAAAACTGCACACAATCCGCTACCAGCCCCGGTTGCTGCAATTGCATCATCCTATCCCGCTGAGCTTGGGATGAACCAAGAGACCCCGACGTAAGACTGCAACGAGAATCGCGCTTCCCACCTAGATACACCGGTCGTTCATCCCGACCATGTCCGTACACGGTTAGCACTTGACACTAAATGAACCTGCCCTCGGCCGGGTGTAGCCGTTCTGATGGAGGAACTGATTTTTTAGTTTAATGCTCCGATGGTCCGGATCCCAACCGTGCCCAGACCCGAACCTCCCGCTGAGCAGTGGCGGGCAATTTATTTTTGTCCCGCTGCATCGCGCCACATAAATAGAGGTGTTGTCGCGTATGCCTCCATGCTAAGATAGTAGGCGACGATATTGATGATGTGAGATGCTTGCGATGCTTGTTGGAGCACAATGCTCTTTGTTCGGATATAAATAGTCTGTTCTTTTTGTATCGCTACACGACCCAAGCGGTACATGAAAAGggggttgtgttgttttttcggtGTACGATTGAAAAATTATTGATAATCCATCTTTTCATCTTTTTATGTTCAAATTTGTTCTTTTGATCTCCCGAGAACGGTAAAACGAGTACTGGTCACATTTGAAACATTCCCATCTAGTACTCCACCAGCACGCCGAACACGCACACTTTCCGCACGCAACTGATTCGGCGCATTCGCGCGTCTCCATGCGTGTGACTCCGCACGCCGTGCACGATTCTCGGCGGCTCTCGGCGGTTTGCAAACTTGCTCCCGTGTATGCTCCGGACCACGGCACCGGAAAGCTCTCGCACGGGAGCAATATTAGGGAGGCCTTTTGTAGCGCGCTCAAACTTTTCCAACACCTCCCCTTTTACCGTCTTACTCTCCCCCCCTAATCCCCCATCACGAAAAACTTTCGTTTCCTGCAGGTACAGTGTACtaacacacacgtgcacaatgcacagacacacgcgcAGCCCTCACTTGCTCACAGCATCATCTCGAGCAGCGTAGAGCAGTGttgctttttcttccttcggAAAGCTTCTAACCAAATTTCTGCCCCTCGAATCTGTACGCCAAAAGTAGAATCTAATAGCAATAGAAGCGCTTTAATTCCACGCTGGAActgtgctgttgtgtgtggtGAGAAAAACGTGTCAAATACCTTCATTCCACTGGTTGCCCTCCTCTTTGGTTTGGCCCCAGTGATGCAGGTGCAGGCGAACGAGGACACAAAGAAAGGACACTGGGAAGACAGTGGACCACTTGGTGGGGGTAAGCAGTAGTGTGCACAGCAAGTTTTTCGCGTGTGTATCTTGTCCGCctttttccctgttttttcCCGCGTGGCGATAGCGCGTCCCTTTCTTCGTCTTTTCATCGCAGCGCCCTGAAGCAAGAGTGCGCCATCATGTTTTCTGCCTTCATGGCCTCCTAGAGTAACCTAGGTGGcatagccacacacacaaacacacaaacacacaacatgtTACACTTGCTCGGACCGCAGTGGCTGTGACGGACGGTGCAGGGAGGTGTGTGGGTGGTGACCATTTACATTCGTGTCGTGCCAAAAATTCGGTGCTTCTGTGAAAGAAAAACGGGAACCCGCAGCAGTACAGTGGGTCGataaatgtgtgcgtgtgtgtttgtgtgatttggTGAAACGAGGCAAAAAGTAAACCGGAAAACATCACGGGTCCAAGCAACCAAAGCAAAGCGAAACTCTTTCCTCGCTGATGTTGCCTGCCTGCGGGGCCAACTGTAGAGAAAATGCGTAATTTGCTCTGCATGATGCTGTGCTAAACCATCCTAGCTTTAGGTAAGTAGACCCAGTGGATGCTGCGGTAGGCAAACGTTGCACACGCTTAATCCACTGGAGAATAAATGCACTCCCGAGCTCCTACGGCGTGTCCCGGTCCCCTTGTCCTGGTGTGGACCAAATCCAACACTGCGGAATTATTGATTAGTGCATTGTGGCACGTCCGCGGGTCCGTTTGTGTTGCCGTTTGCGATTGATTACATATGCACGGTTGGATGCATCCATCGGCTAAATGTCTACCGTCGGAGAACGATTCTTCTCCGCTTCCCGTCTAGGGTAATAACAGGTTCGCACGCATTTGCAGCATATTTTTCCACCCTTCACCGATGGCGCACCATCGAAACCATCGCCGGGAGCTGCTAGTGTTGGAAAAGTAGGCGATGTGAACGGCGTTCGACAGCACCGACCACGGGCAGCACCGACTGACAttggaaaagcaaaagtgACGAAAAAGGTCCAAGAAGCCTTCACCAATAGTGAAAAGGACACGAATTGACACACTTGGGAAAGAGTCGAACAACATAGTATGCTGCTATGAAGCTGCCGGCCAATGGAGTAGCGGCAATCTACCTTTTGCTGCACTGCGTGTCAGGATCGGTGCTGAGTGAGTGTTTTttctggtttttttcttttactgaAACGCATCTTCATGTTGattcttttttccctctctcctGTGCTGTGTTTCTCTGCAGAATCTTCCGCCCTCCAGTCGAGCAGTCCGTTTATGAGTTTGCCGCGCAACTTTTGGCAGGAAATCTCCGTACCGTACACCGATCTGCCGAGCGATGACGACGAGCAGGAGGACGAGTCGGCCGAAAGTACCACGCACGATCCGTACCCGT contains:
- the LOC120896840 gene encoding protein Vhl, with protein sequence MPDVNKRLPETTAGSVRNSFLSFRKHLKQENEYYLIEIKPSRLPVRLLPSFYRSAGNFDGIGGTAVPCLDWRRAMEHDPNLRSEHSVLRSFLLFRNTTERTVDVYWVNYSSRFIHYTTLKPKTGCMVNTYVTHPWVFKDRQSDERMHVRHQPVYLPEPWYTNFNSAGRLTRKEVNIHFPVRTLMDNCLWRIVALLANKEESALHELEIPRVLKQELAEKRNNKVRKK
- the LOC120896838 gene encoding uncharacterized protein LOC120896838 produces the protein MMQLQQPGLVADCVQFLKSVKRYLCEECEGPTADDATRNTDELADEETYLNVLQSKRSLPGVRARLIAECDDLLERLETGAVSTPSLVELKHVKEADDAYEKPLNDEEDDSYIDMSGANTLKAANTSSSNVSMVELKDDLTADPDEPNEDETDEVPFGQVEENSYDLTTDQILYDECMQEVGHEGQEVLASTPTPRTPTPENAASDSQCPYGGLPASHLRLQQSPKHGTLFKQEKRLFFDQFKKYYVGLIGKWLLVYGSHNDLKPLQTIYIKCIKLDLSLNEQINEKHLFQIITQTDSKVHFLSPSFQDLNEWIVAIENNLIERVADRPVEECAALQACRKLPLPPCPVPVGDGKDEPDQRAANQVEDGIYEEPSLCLQTEAIAKAKAHGYDTPKPCCGKVAENVPVGTKGGVCSKESVSNSPASSKKPDLPAKSPDTAGGTTAAPTPVKSWLRNRFNRSAPEPGEVKLSKKALKKLSFEELPTSEGSAGSVEPKSPSKSPVQPAPPSPKFTITTTPTSKGTKINMIISQLEANGQLNLLSKRLNDTTKRYTWVTDGVTG